CCTAaaaattttgctgatgtggcaaggtagttattgaagagagagagcaaaaatcatataGCTCGGTTACCTAATTGACTTGATAACtatgccatgaaactatgcattgagactggcctaacaaTCGCTTAGTCTCAGGCTGGATCACATTTTCAGCTCCCGATCAGGCTAAGCAAAGTTCACCCTCCAAGCAACAATTTCTTATCCACTAATTAGATTAGAATAGAGAGAGATAGAACCCAAACAAACTATTGGCTACTAGCCTACGGAAAACATTACCACCATCAGAAAAAAGAATGTGTTtcataagacaccaaaatgtgATGCAACCTAAAGGGCTTGAGAGCATAACAGCATAAGCAATTTGTCACAACGAAAGTAACATAGAAAGCATTTACACCATGCTCTGCACGCCTGTGAAACAGAAATTTCATGTAACCAATCAACAGGCAAACCTGTTCCTCAATCAGCGGTTCCTGCCTCCTCCTATGACTTTTTATTTCACACTTTATTTATGGGGCTGAATCGACAAAGGCCCTCGAGAGGCATCGCATAGTCTCTACATTGAACCAGGCCGCTAGCCCTGGGAAGATGGAGCCTGCCACTGTCATTGTAGGCAAAATGGAGTGTGATCTGCCTTAGTTCTGCGCACCAGCCAAGTTGCGGATGACATAGGGGAGGATGCCTCCATGGTTGAAGTACGCCAGCTCCACCTGTAGTGAACCAAGAATTTGTGATTGATTAGTTCAATGACAatgcaaatggcataatgctagaaagattaaaagatgtcTTCTGAAATGTGCATACCTCAGTGTCAAAGCGAAGGGTGCAAGTGAAAGATTTCCCATTGTCGGTAATAACAGTCACATCCTGGCCGGGAcggatctcactgaggttggCAGGGAGATCGATGCTGTACCGCTCATGTCCAGTGAGGCCAAGCGAATCAGCATCCTCACCAGCTTTGAAGCAGAGAGGAATGATTCCCATCCCCACCAAGTTGCTTCTGTGGATACGCTCGAAGCTCTTGGCAATCACAGCTTTAACTCCCTGTAAACAATGGATACCTCATCAATTAGTACTATGGTTTTCCCATACAAGCTATAATTCAAATGAGAGCATAAACTCTGAACAGAACTTGCCAGGAGCATCGGACCCTTGGCAGCCCAATCACGAGAACTGCCGCTTCCATACTCAGCGCCAGCGAGAATTATAGTAGCATGGCCCTCAGATTTGTATCTCTGCAGTAGGGACCATGGGCATTAGGAGGTAACGTTGATAGAAATGAAGAGATAAAACCTCACAATACATACCATGGCCGCATCAAAAACGTAAAGCTTCTCCCCAGTAGGGACATGAATGGTCTTGGGTCCAACTTCTCCATTCAAAAACTTGTTCACGATCCTAATGTTTGCAAATGTTCCCCTCGCCATTATTTCATCATTACCACGACGGCTACCATAAGAGTTGAAGTCCTTCCGGTCCACACCACGCTCCATCAAATACTTGGCAGCAGGACTGTCTTTGTGTATGCTTCCTGCAGGTGAAATGTGATCTGTAGTAATGCTGTCCCCGAAGTTCAGCAAGCAGTATGCATCTTTCACTGCAGAGGGACCGGGTGGGGACATGGTCATGTCCTTAAAGTACGGGGGTTCATGAATGTAAGTGGATTTGGAATCCCATGAATACAGTGACGCTTCTGGGACAGTTAACTGGTTCCACATTGGGTTGCCTTTTGTGATAGCCTCATAGGTGCCCTTGAACATGTCAGGCAGCACACTGGATTGGACAACCTGTTGGGTATCATTTTAGTAACAATTATTATAGCTACAAGATAGTGGAGACATTAACATCTCCGATATGAGTGAATGGTACAATAGCAAATGAAAGACAAAGTTTCATTACAGAATATACCTGTGCAATTTCTTCCGTCGAGGGCCATATATCCCTGAAGTAGACTTCCTTGCCATCCTTTCCAAGTCCAATGGGCTCTTTCTCAAAATCAATATCAACCTGAAAAGTACAACTTATAATATTAACTACTTCCCTGAAACCAGAAGCACATATGTACTGAAGTTTATTGACCATGTCAGCCCTACAATAAGTTATGTGGCAGAAGACACAAACTTACAGTTCCAGCAAGTGCATAAGCAACAACAAGAGGTGGCGAAGCAAGATAGTTAGCCCGAGTTAAAGGGTGCACACGACCCTCAAAGTTACGGTTACCCGAcaaaacagcagcagcaacaacatctGTGCAAAAGAGGTAAGCAATAAGCCAATCATACAGGGAAAAAACTGAAATTTGTTACAGCTAAATAGTGAATCATCATAGAATTAACTTACCATTTTCTGTAATGGCAGCTGATACAGATTCATCGAGATCACCAGAGTTTCCAATGCAAGTGGTACAGCCATAGCCAACAATATGAAATCCTTGCTGGTTCAAGTATTCTTGAAGGCCACTGCAAATAGAAATCACCAGATTAGATTAAAACATGCCATCTCATATACAATGAAATTCTATGTTTCACTGTTCTTTATTAAACAATGACAAGATACCTCTGAAGCAAGTACTTCGTGACAACTCCTGATCCAGGGGCAAGGCTTGTCTTCACCCATGGTTTAACCTGAAAACAAGTGCTATCTCACATCAGCAGAAAGCACAGAAAGGGACTCACATAACAGCCCATGATTACATTACAAGAGGACTAACCTCAAGACCCAACTCGCAGGCTTTCTTAGCTACAAGACCAGCACCAAGCATAACACTAGGATTTGAGGTGTTTGTGCAGCTAGTTATTGCTGCTATAACAACACTACCATGCTTCATTTCTGCCGGCTGCCCGTGAAAGTCAAATTTGACAACCTTATCCTGCTGCTCCTTTGGCACTGCAAAACCCTGCAATTTCATACATGTATTAGGGTAGTAACATCAGATGAAGCAAATGTCATGCAAAAGCATATGGTATAAAGCCAAGCAGTTACCTTGAACCCAACTTTGTTGTCCAGGCAAGCATGCCAATCTGATTTCATTTCCTTCAAAGGGACACGATCATGAGGCCTACAAGTTGAGAAACTCAGTAAGACCCAGTatataccccccccccccccccccaccaccACTACCACACAAAGAAAGAAGGAGAAGCTGAGCTGCAGTATTACTGTCCAATCAGAAGAAGAGACTCAGGATCCTACCTCTTTGGTCCAGACATGCTAGGCTCCACCTCATCAAGGTCCAGCTCAAGATAAGATGAGTATATTCTCTCTGTTGGAGGCTGCCAACATATGCAAATATGCTTATATTTTGCACATAAAATAATATCTGAGACTGCTGCAATGAGAAAAGAAAGGTACCTCATTGTAGTCCACAAACATTTTGTTGGCTCTCAGATATGCTTCAATCATTGACACCTAAATAAACATGGCAGGTTTCACTTAAAAAATGGAGCGCATGAAGAATTAATCTCACATAATTTTCTATAAATGAAATTAAGACGCTGAATGGAAATGGTAGTATGGATGGCAATAGGACATGGGGTTTGGGAGAGACGATTTTGTATCCTTTTAAGTTTTGTAACAGTTCCTACTGAACAAAGCCAACTAGAGAAGCTTGCATCCACATCTCCACGAGCGAAATGCCAAGATATGTATgcattgataaatatttcatcatGATTATAGTTGCCACAAAATACCAATGCTATAGTAACGAAAAAAATGCAGGCAAGAAAACATACTGTTTCATCACTCCGGCCTGTCAGTTTAAGGTAATCCAATGTCACATGGTCCACAGGAAAGAAGCCCATGGTAGCTCCATATTCCGGTGACATGTTCGCAATTGTGGCCCTGTCAGCTAAAGACAGCTTACCCATACCTTCACCTGGACGGAAAAAAGAAAGGAAAGTATGCCAATAACATATAGTTAAATTGCATCAGGACAGCACATTCCATCTACTAGCATCAAGGACTTACCGTAGAATTCAACAAATTTGCCGACAACACCATGTTTCCTTAGCATTTGTGTCACTGTAAGAACAAGATCAGTGGCCGTGACACCACTCCGTAACTTCCCAGTTAATTTGAAGCCAACGACACCAGGCAAAACCATGCTCATTGGCTGCATAACAGCATAAGGCAATAACAAACAGGTCAGGTGGACCTAAGACATTTATGAGTTTGATTGATGCTTAAATAAATCCCATGAATAATCAACAAAGAAAAGGACAGAAAGTAAATAAGCCAGTCAATGATTTGGGGTGTGGGGAAAAGATGTCAGAAGTGCAATTTTCTCCTTAGCAGAAAAAGGCAACAAGTATCAATCTGTCATTAAAGGAGAAGTGGCACCATATGAGATTTACCTGACCAAGCATTGTAGCCTCAGCTTCTATACCACCGACCCCCCAGCCAGCAACACCCAAACCATCAATCATAGTGGTGTGAGAGTCAGTACCAACTACGCTGTCAGGATAGAGAATGCCATCTGTGTTGAAAACAACTCTGCCAAGATACTCAAGATTGACCTGATATTTGTATACAAAGAACAAAGATGGAATTACACAGATAGAAGACATGGTAGCACAGCATAAATTTTCCACAAGTCCAGAGCATTTACCTGGTGAACAATACCAGAACCAGGGGGGACAACCAGCATATTTTGGAAAGCACTAGAACCCCATTTAAGGAAACCAAATCTTTCCTTGTTGCGACTAAATTCGAGTTCCATGTTTGCTTGTACGGCGTTCTGCGACCTTGCTACATCCACCTGCACTGAGTGATCAATAACAAGATCCACCGGGACCTGCAGTCCAAACAAAAATGTGCACATCAGAAAAATAAAATGTTGCCAAGAAGATGAACAAGTGATTCATCAGTAACATAGGGTATATAAACTTCTGGTCTTCTgccctatttgaaataattttttttttctgaaaattaCAGGTGGTTCAGCACAAATTGATGAATTTTACAGTTCTTAGATAACAATGAGAAAAGATGAATGTACCAATGGGTTGATCTTGTTGGCATCACTTCCCAACTTGGCCATCGCATCACGCATAGCTGCAAGATCAACGACTGCTGGAACTCCAGTGAAGTCCTAAAAGTTCAATGTCAATGGATGAGCAAAGGGCATTTATTTAGAAACATAGGTCATGTGTGATGTTACCAGTTCAAACCTGAAGAAGAACTCGTGCTGGCTTGAATGGTATCTCAGCCAGCTTTGGAGATGTGTTTTCCCAGTCAATTATTTTCTCAACATCATTCTTGGTAACTTGGAAGTTATCACAGTTACGGATAGCTGACTCAAGAAGAATACGGATGGAGTAGGGCAGCTTATCTGATAGATCACAAAAGGAATGTTTATTCAGAAACAGCAATAAAAGATATAATATACATTCAGTTACAACAATGGAAGATATAATAGTGTACTATTTTAAGTGTTACAAACTAAGAATTGGTAGAAAAACAGAAGGTATGACTAGGGAGATGCAGACTATATATGAACAGTGATATGTTCTCATGTATAAAGTTTATTAACCAGTCCAAATTTAATGTGGAAATATATAGCTTTCTTGAGGAAGGAATGCCATAGAATTGTGTCaatatttcattttcatttaaCATGGATTGTTGAgtaatagataaaaaaaaactattaaACCCTTATGTTGACTCCAGTGAAGTAATATTACAATCGTGTATTATATGTTTTCCTCAGTTTAGGTTACTAAAACCACACTCAACATACACGACCCAATTGACAGTGTAAATTAGCAACTGCCAAAGTAAGTTTAGACAATTTCAAATGGAAGCAGCACAATTACCAATCCTTGGATCATTTAGTGCAGGAAGACTGTAGAACTTTCCATATTCACCACCTCCAGGCTTAGGGAGGCTGGTCAGAATATCCTTGAAGGCATGCTCAGTAGCTGCACACAAAGTAAGGCAACATGATTAGCCACTGGGACAAAGAAAGGCCTGTGCATTAACAGATCTCACTAAACTTAAATTTATCCTGAGGCGCTTAATATTCAAGGAGATGCAGAACATTCAAAGTCAACTAAATGAGCCATCAAGTTGGTGCCCCCTTGAAAATTAGTCAATTATAGGAATCCTTAACATATCCATATGGGAATAAAGAAAGCAAGATAATAAATTAGTGATAAGCGCATAATCATCCTGTACAAACAACAGTCTGAAATATAGGTCAACAGATCATGCACTACAACCTTATGTAGAGTACTTAGCACTAAGGTCCCACAACAGCTTACTGCCACagtaatggcattgattcagaAATAGCCATGATGTTGTATCAAAGCCAAATTAACTGATCTCCGTTATGTTGTTAATGGAAATAGAGTTGGAGCCTCATCTCAAAAAATTCCCAACTAGTTGCCAATCACATGAACATAATTCAATTCTTATATGATTCATTTAAGGTCTTCAGCAAGGAAGCATCCAAGTCTCAACCACCAGGGAATCAAAAGAAGCATGACATCACTGCCTAACTACCAGCTCCTAGTCTAATCAATTAATCAGTGTCCCCCGACTAAATCAGTAGTGACCCAGAACAGATCACACAAACCAATACGACAATCCGTAGGTTGTAACTACTGACGACAAACCATCACATCCTGAGCTCGAGTTTTGTTTCTGCTTGCAGCATGACTGGGAAAAAAAGAGCAAGTAGCTTAAGATGCAATCTAAGCTGAGTGCAAACAGTCGCGTGATTCAATGAAAACCAAGTCAAATCAACTCAAAACGCGAACCGAATAGTAGCAAAATATTCATCTCGAATATCTAATATCCATATCCAAAAAAAAGTAAAAGGAGCGAAGAACTATGAATCTATTCGCCCCTATTCCTAAACCCCTAGCCCCCCAAACCGAATCAGCAGAGGTATCTTCGTCCACTCATCAAACGAACCCACGCCCCAAAACAGGGAAATGGCCAGTCGGTGCCAATGGATCCACTATCCAAAAATCGGTCCAACGCATCTGGATCACATCCCTTCATTTCAGTTGAAACGATAGCGAGTGAGCCCATCAACTCCTCAACCCCCCAGGAGACAAAAAATCCACACGAAGCGACGAACACCACGTCACATCACATAATTCGAATTCGGGACGCTAGGGGTAGAAGGATAGGATAAGCCCGTCGTCGATCGACCAAAACCCCAGCCCAAAACGAGCGAGCGCACAGCAGCGAAGGAAAGCAGCGGCGAGCGCAACGAGGCCGAGGCGCACGCGTCAGCGTCACTCTGAGTCACTCAGATCGCCCCGCTCGGTCCCGTGCGTGACGACCACACGACCCCCCCGAAACCAGACGGCAGACCCCAAGCGCACGCACCTTGGGTTGCCATCCTGCGCTGGAACCGCTCGACGGCgggcacggcggcggcgccgatcTGCGCCCTGGCGCCGGCAAAGCGCGGTCGGGTCCCGGACCAACCGGCGGCGCGGACGAGCCCGCTGCTGCGGCCGACCCACGCGCCGCACGGCAGCGAGAGCGCGAGgcgggcggcggaggaggaggaggatgcggCGGCGAGGCGCGGGTTGTTGACGGGCACGGAGGCTGACGCAGCTGAGTTGGAGGAGAGGGATCTGAGGAGGAGGCGGGCGTTGGCGGCTTTATAcatggatggagatggaggccGCGGGCAGCACGGAGGCGTCAGGCAGGCGTGGTGGGGCAAGTGGGCGGGGGAGATCGATCAGTCGGAAGCCTGGAGCGGGGGCTGCAGCGGGCTGCGGGGGGTTGGTGGCGATGGCCGATGAGATTTGGATTTGGCCGTTTGGGCTGCGGGATGGGAATATCCCACGAACCACGGGGCCTGGTTGAGGGTCTCACCGTGGTTAGTGTCGACCTGGGTTGAGGGGCGTGGGCGTGGCGGCCACCGACTGGAGGCCTCGTTTACTTGCAAAATATAagtatttttgcaaaatatgaatagtactaattttgtttgtatttgacaaatactccctccatcccaaattgtaagtcattccaagaatcttggagagtcaaagcattttcatgtttgaccaaacttttagagaaaaatactaagatttgtaacgtaaagtaagtatattatgaaaatataattaaggaagaatctaatgatacttagttggtatcataataataattattttatcatataaatttggtcaaacttagaaaagtttgactctccaagattcttggaatgacttacaatttgggatggagggagtattgtttaatcatggactaactaggcttaaaagatttatctcgtcaatttcgaccaaactatgtaattagtttttattttcgtctatatttaatactttatgcatacgtctaaagattcgatgtgacgaagaatctagaaaattttacaaatttttttgaactaaacaaggcgtgatTAATATTGTTTGCAAGCCCCGCTTTTTGGAATGAGAAAAGCATACACTGGTTGATGATTGATTACACGAATTTTGAAGCAATAGAAATAGAAAGCAATAAAAGAACCTTTTGAGAAGCATCTCTGGTAAAGTTGATCTTCAGTAAAACTCAACCTACAAGTCATTCATGTTATTTCTCACAAATTATTCACATCATCTCCGATTAATAGACATATCATTCCACTAACTTTCCAACTTCTTTGATGCAAGCTATCCGTGTTATTTTCACCTAACTTCATTCTAAATTCTTTGCAAATCGCACAGCAACACGCGGAGAATCGTCTAGTTTACTTGGAAAGCAAACTTTTGTGAGAAGCATGTttcttttgaattttgacaaaaGCTCAAACAAACTAGACCTAACTTGTAAGTTGGTCCAGAAATTTATGGATATTTtatttgaaattgaattttaTATATTTAGATTATGGACCACTAGCCTTGTTTTCTCTATAATTAAGGTTTTGAGTTGGAAACGAGACATGTGTGCGCCATTTGGCACGTCTCGAGCTCCGAGATCTAAGTTGGATTTATAGTTTGCAAATAAAATTCAAGTGATTTAAATatttttatctaatcaaaattcCAGCTTCAAATCTTAGATTTCCTGTAGCTACAAATATCTAGCTCTATAAGGAACTCTGTCAACAAACCCCCATAATATTTCTAAAAATCCGTAATAATAAAATTATGGTATGAATTTCTAGTCTTCATCCAAAACATGTGCTAGAGTATatcttatccattggatcctatGCGGCTGCCCTAGGTCTTCATTGAATAATTGCAAAGAGTTAATATACTATTATTTATGAATTAAacacttttttatttttttggtcCCACATCTGGGTACAGCCGGCCGTAACATTTTTCATGCACGAATAAACGTCCACACACAGAGGTTGCAAACAGTATATACGTATTAGGAGCAAGTCCCAATGAGCAAGACCAAGCACTAGCTCGGTTCTTCAAGTAAACACCTTTGTCTAGTGAGGATTGCCCGGATCTAAAGATTTGGTGGGCATGCAACAATCAAGGGTttgttaggccagtctcagtggaggtTTTACCAGGATGTCatacacatttattagagcgctaTGTTAGCAAAACtgtactttttgcataaaacgaagaggagagagaaggaagtagtttcaccatggtgaaactccacgggcgttgtttcccacgcggtgaaacgagatgaaatccccactgagggtcAAATCGTTTCACAATCTTGCATGTgattcaatcattttgcagcaattaaatgcttcgcttagccttgaaaacaacaaagtgaaatgctCCATTGCTGGGGTTATTTCATAGATGGTTTCATTTCAATCTCGATGACGTGTTGGTATGTGAAACCGTGCAGCGACACTGTCCATTGAGACCTGGCCTTATAACTTTTCCAATCTTATCCGGTGACACCGGTCCAGTCTCCCTATTTGTTTCAGCATGCTAATAATTACTTGCAATTACTAGTTTGAGTGGTTGTTTGAGTCAATATCGTAGTAGTGGGCTATAGAGTAttgaaacgacctagatttttccacaaagggaaaaatccacagattcgaattatattgtgataattcagaaattgagccatcacattatcatatatcagttgttatcatagtcatacatcgtgaaaaacaagattacaacacatttactttacaactcttggtcaacTAGCCTATTACATCATTTTTCTAGCGGAAGCACACACGGgtctttatcagagtcgatgtagcgcgtcacggtgaaggctcctccttcacgggcaatcatcagagtcggcgtagtttatcagcgggcgtagccttcatctccgaaccaaacttgagcgcaggaacgagaccacctaatccttctattctccgtagttatcGTCATATACCACGTTCAAAAtctgctaaacaattttcagtacgatttgtactggccactggctcccaccctatgcttttgcgtaagctttgtggtaagtggaatgcaaagggtagaTCAAAAGGCCTATATATATGGTTGTAGTCTTTCCTATgtaagttcatcaatattttataataataattcatcaagtttttattccatctcatccacacatccatccatcccatcacacaaatctcaccacactctcactctctaggcggcaagtacgactcccgctcgtgccttgtcTCAACGGCCAatgccggatccaacacaaacccaggggaagatagaagggactcctctctctagtcaagtgaagttgtacttaggaaaggtccatagccgacgagtcggcatatgtatcgatcgatcaaccaaactctgcaaaggtttacactaaccacaagatcaccatcatcgacggtggcccccgtctaggctgattccgagctgcctcccaactaaatacgatgccaccctaccactcagaactggggccataccggagtaccaccggcatgctgagactgtgaggcgtagtaccgggcccccaaggtcactacgctgtcttaggagggtgtgggtccttatgcccgtacctccctacactatctgctatcaacctagtagtagtggcaccgcactagctggtcgtacatccgtcccgttccatggctaaggcgagtggcgtgtaaggcttcctaagacccggtccacagaacatctcagtccttagggtgaccaaacaggacatcttcacgaggggccaaccgatgccccgctcGACGGAACATCCGGTTACCCCGTGCTatacagcacctcccatcccggtgcttcgtcccaTGAAGatactccactccgggacctctccctgtcacatgtacccgccacaggtatctctcatggagaacgcccaggtagcgtcctctgacaagacttgtcccaagactcgtcgtagatcctgctcggtcgactcgaccctcaccacacacccaagacacacgccaagatctccccaaatccattaccatctcattatccagttatcggcaccttgtgccttatccactcacatccaatctcccacattgcatcacatcacagatataatgcatagtagaagcagtagcaagtagtatgcaagcatctaacctaacagcgggtgtgcgagggttataggttgcaacaaggcaatggctcacaagcatttctaccatgcaacctatcacagttcatttgcataaaagtatagcactagcatctataatattgcatgtctaataggattctacgaggttgggtgggacgtggcacctgttgaAGGTCATTTCCAAGATCCACAGTGCACCTGTAGTTGTTCTCATCTAAGGTCCTTATTCCATCTGCATGTCCTTCCTTCAACGGGTTCTGACCCGATCAACGCTAACCTCGAAGCAACTACCTCGTAAGCGAcaaacaaggcgaaacaatcagACCACTAGACCTAGAAGACTGCGAAAAGAGGCGACAAAACactgaagaacaactacactaagAGAGCACCGAAATGATAACGACTTTGCCCTCTCGGTGGAtgtccgatccctgggctaaaagaaacGGGAATGGTAGTTCTCTAAGTACGAGCTAGAGTCTTAGCCTAGCCAATACTTCCCGGGTCGACTGAGTCAACCTGTACGGTTTTAATAAATGGCTTAGACTCTAACTCATTCTAAGCAACACCACAGCTTACGGTCTTTTgatccaagtgtcatagagatcgacaggaatcgaaaagactatgagcacgagaagttccggtctctctcaatccatacgccattgtagttggcgagagccaagagagggtggaacaaagagagaagaaaagggaagtggtctactccttccaatccactcgccatggtaagagacggggaatcagaaagagtgacacacaagaacacgagtgctcaaactacttgtagggtaccacgaTCTAGGTACACTGAATGCACTAAGACATTCCTAGGGTTCTTAgcagtgcggttgtcaccgcaagaaccaaagaaatgctacgGTCAAAATAGGTACAACGAACAAGAGTTTAAGCATGAAGAACCAAATAGGCAAGGAAGGACATGTGTTTCACTTTCCATTGATCCACTCGCCATAGCAACGGCGGGAATCGTGGGATTGGAGATAAAACATCAATCAAGCAAGAAGGGGCTCAATCCACGTCTTACTAGATCGACGAGGATTAAGATTAAGAAGGAAGAAGAATAGAGTTCATACTCTTTCGACCAACTCATCACGGAACGAACGACGGTTGGATAAAAGAGAAACGACCCCACGATCCAAACCTACTCGTAGGGTACCACGACTGTGCAACTAAATCGGCACGAGGCTATTCCTAAGGCCCGTAGCGATGTGGTTGTCACCACTAGGTCCGAGGGAATGCTCTAGCTAGGATGGTACAAGCATACGAGGTGGTTAGGATAAACACACGAGAAATAGGGTAAAGCCCGATGGTCATGGTGAGGTGGACTCGCGGCCATGAGCTTCACCTAACGAGTTCCTCCGATAGTTCCACGAAGGTTGTCCCCTAATTCGTATCCCACTAGACTAGGTCATTTAGGTCTCGAGTGTGCGGGTAAGAACCGCGTCGTTAACGACATCGAGTCCACAATGACCACGTCCGAGGGACGGGAATAGGAGCTAACGACCGTAGCGCAACGAAGTCAACTAAACACAGGAAATGAGTTACGCTCAGCATCGCGATCACGGCAGGACgaacccacgatcgaaatgatCGAACGCACTACCATTTCCCtaaccggctcgaaggctcggTCCTCAGGCATGCAAATAACAAAATAAAGAACAACGGGAATACGAGAGAAGGGACATGCTCGGCATTACGGCCATGGCGAGACAAACTCGCGATCGCAATGTTCAAACACATCACTCTCTCAACCGGCTCAACGGCACGGTCCACAGACAACGACAAACACACAAAGAATCGCGACTCGACCATTGACAACTCAAAGACACAACGACAACtcggagtagcacatttccaaTAGCACAAG
This window of the Sorghum bicolor cultivar BTx623 chromosome 7, Sorghum_bicolor_NCBIv3, whole genome shotgun sequence genome carries:
- the LOC8085012 gene encoding putative aconitate hydratase, cytoplasmic, coding for MYKAANARLLLRSLSSNSAASASVPVNNPRLAAASSSSSAARLALSLPCGAWVGRSSGLVRAAGWSGTRPRFAGARAQIGAAAVPAVERFQRRMATQATEHAFKDILTSLPKPGGGEYGKFYSLPALNDPRIDKLPYSIRILLESAIRNCDNFQVTKNDVEKIIDWENTSPKLAEIPFKPARVLLQDFTGVPAVVDLAAMRDAMAKLGSDANKINPLVPVDLVIDHSVQVDVARSQNAVQANMELEFSRNKERFGFLKWGSSAFQNMLVVPPGSGIVHQVNLEYLGRVVFNTDGILYPDSVVGTDSHTTMIDGLGVAGWGVGGIEAEATMLGQPMSMVLPGVVGFKLTGKLRSGVTATDLVLTVTQMLRKHGVVGKFVEFYGEGMGKLSLADRATIANMSPEYGATMGFFPVDHVTLDYLKLTGRSDETVSMIEAYLRANKMFVDYNEPPTERIYSSYLELDLDEVEPSMSGPKRPHDRVPLKEMKSDWHACLDNKVGFKGFAVPKEQQDKVVKFDFHGQPAEMKHGSVVIAAITSCTNTSNPSVMLGAGLVAKKACELGLEVKPWVKTSLAPGSGVVTKYLLQSGLQEYLNQQGFHIVGYGCTTCIGNSGDLDESVSAAITENDVVAAAVLSGNRNFEGRVHPLTRANYLASPPLVVAYALAGTVDIDFEKEPIGLGKDGKEVYFRDIWPSTEEIAQVVQSSVLPDMFKGTYEAITKGNPMWNQLTVPEASLYSWDSKSTYIHEPPYFKDMTMSPPGPSAVKDAYCLLNFGDSITTDHISPAGSIHKDSPAAKYLMERGVDRKDFNSYGSRRGNDEIMARGTFANIRIVNKFLNGEVGPKTIHVPTGEKLYVFDAAMRYKSEGHATIILAGAEYGSGSSRDWAAKGPMLLGVKAVIAKSFERIHRSNLVGMGIIPLCFKAGEDADSLGLTGHERYSIDLPANLSEIRPGQDVTVITDNGKSFTCTLRFDTEVELAYFNHGGILPYVIRNLAGAQN